The following coding sequences are from one Clarias gariepinus isolate MV-2021 ecotype Netherlands chromosome 19, CGAR_prim_01v2, whole genome shotgun sequence window:
- the adra1ba gene encoding alpha-1A adrenergic receptor: protein MASDLGDAANRWNNASLGLHSELRSNSSNSSAAAPGPGSAHFSLARALPVGMVLGAFIVFAIVGNILVILSVVCNRHLRIPTNYFIINLAIADLLLGTTVLPVSATLEILNYWVFGRIFCDIWAAVDVLCCTASIMSLCVISIDRYIGVRYPLQYPSIVTEKRALLAMLGVWVLALIISIGPLLGWKDPPSKDETVCPITEEPFYALFSSLGSFYIPLAVILAMYCRVYIVAKRTTKNLEAGVMKERNDSSELTLRVHYRGSNIQDDCSSTGKGQMRSSLTVKLLKFSREKKAAKTLGVVVGMFILCWLPFFLVLPIGSFNTSLRPPETFFKVIFWLGYFNSCLNPIIYPCTSREFKQGFIRILRCQCQQRKGWRPYNYRSHLGPATQIYMDNSSVCMNGSHASPSPRFFSRDTGSHTSSGLLPGWSSSSNSLSSSSFPRKFTASPGPVCKNSDKSSRITLLIPDGAPGKEPQHINGQNIKEEVEPHIKSRLNPEIKL from the exons ATGGCTTCTGATCTTGGTGATGCCGCAAACCGGTGGAATAACGCGTCATTGGGACTGCACAGCGAGCTCCGATCCAACAGCTCCAACTCGAGCGCGGCAGCTCCCGGGCCTGGCAGCGCGCACTTCAGCTTGGCTCGGGCACTGCCCGTGGGCATGGTCCTGGGCGCGTTCATAGTGTTCGCGATCGTCGGGAACATCCTGGTCATCCTGTCCGTGGTGTGCAACAGGCACCTGCGCATTCCAACTAACTACTTCATCATTAACCTGGCCATTGCGGATCTGTTGCTTGGCACCACGGTGCTCCCGGTGTCCGCCACGCTGGAGATTCTCAACTACTGGGTGTTCGGGAGGATTTTCTGTGACATCTGGGCTGCCGTCGATGTGCTGTGTTGCACCGCGTCCATCATGAGCTTGTGCGTAATCTCCATCGACAGGTACATCGGAGTACGGTACCCTTTGCAGTACCCGAGCATCGTGACGGAGAAAAGAGCGCTCTTGGCCATGCTGGGGGTTTGGGTGCTCGCTTTGATCATCTCGATCGGACCCTTGCTCGGATGGAAAGACCCGCCTTCTAAGGATGAGACCGTGTGTCCGATCACCGAGGAGCCGTTTTATGCGCTTTTCTCGTCGCTCGGCTCCTTCTACATCCCCCTGGCTGTGATTCTGGCCATGTACTGCCGCGTCTACATCGTGGCGAAGAGGACGACTAAGAACCTCGAGGCTGGAGTGATGAAAGAGCGCAACGACTCGAGCGAGCTGACACTGCGCGTGCACTACAGAGGCTCGAACATCCAGGACGACTGCAGCAGCACGGGCAAGGGCCAGATGAGGAGCTCACTCACTGTCAAACTGCTCAAGTTTTCTAGGGAAAAGAAAGCAGCCAAAACTCTTGGTGTTGTAGTAGGCATGTTCATCCTGTGCTGGTTACCCTTCTTCCTCGTCCTGCCCATCG GTTCCTTCAATACCAGCCTGCGTCCTCCAGAGACATTTTTCAAGGTGATCTTCTGGCTCGGCTACTTCAACAGCTGCCTGAACCCCATCATCTACCCCTGCACCAGCCGTGAGTTTAAACAGGGATTTATCCGCATCCTGCGCTGTCAGTGCCAGCAGAGGAAGGGCTGGAGACCCTATAACTACCGATCTCACTTGGGTCCCGCCACCCAGATCTACATGGACAACAGCTCGGTGTGCATGAACGGCAGTCACGCTTCTCCCAGCCCTCGGTTCTTCAGCAGAGACACCGGCTCTCATACATCATCAGGTCTCTTGCCAGGCTGGAGTTCCTCCTCCAACTCTCTGTCTAGCAGTTCCTTCCCTAGAAAGTTCACAGCCAGCCCTGGCCCAGTGTGTAAAAATTCTGACAAATCCAGCAGGATAACACTTCTTATTCCAGATGGGGCCCCAGGGAAAGAACCCCAGCATATAAATGGGCAGAACATTAAAGAAGAAGTAGAACCGCACATAAAATCCAGACTCAATCCGGAAATTAAGCTGTAG